A window of Pullulanibacillus sp. KACC 23026 genomic DNA:
CAGGTCTTATCTCTGATGTAAAAGTTCTTTTGGTCATACGCTTCTTACTCGGGATAGTTGAAAGCGCTATTATGCCAGCCATGCTTGTTTTCTTAAGTCACTGGTTCACCAAAAAGGAACGATCTCGTGCAAATACTTTCTTAATTCTTGGGAACCCAGTCACTGTATTGTGGATGTCAATTATTTCAGGGTATTTATTGCAAGCGTTTAATTGGAGACTGATGTTTATAATTGAAGGTGTTCCATCCATAATTTGGGCTTTTATTTGGTGGAAGCTTGTGAATGACCGTCCTAAAGAATCAAAGTGGTTATCTGAAGGTGAAAAACTAACGTTAGAACAGGCTTTAGAAGAAGAACAACAAGAATTAGTACCTGTAAAAAATTATCTTGCTGCTTTCAAGAATAAAACGGTTATTTTATTAAGCTTTCAATATGCATTGTGGAGCATCGGGGTTTATGGATTTGTTATGTGGCTGCCTTCCATCATTAAAGCTGCTCCGAATATGAACATTGTCAAAACAGGTTGGTTATCTTCTGTCCCTTATATTCTAGCTGTCGTCTTAATGTTAGTCGTTTCTTATCTCTCGGATAAAACGTTAAATCGCGGAGCCTTTGTATGGCCAATTTTATTAATTGGAGCAATCGCCTTCTATGCTTCCTATGCGATTGGAACCTCACATTTCTGGTTGTCATTTATTCTATTAGTTATTGCGGGTGGAACCATGTATGCCCCATACGGTCCATTTTTTGCCATTATTCCTGAAATATTACCAAAGAATGTATCGGGTGGTGCTATGGCTTTAATTAATAGCATGGGTGCTTTAGGTTCCTTTGTAGGCTCATATGTAGTGGGTTATTTAAATGGGGCAACAGGCGGTTTTGGATCTTCATACATGTTTATGTCACTATCGCTTCTGGTTTCAGCCATTCTTACTCTAATTGCTGTAAAAGGGGCAAAAAAGTCTAACCGATCATCCAATTTGAATAATATTGCTTAAGTCTATATAAAAAGGGACTTCACTCACATTGTTTATGACGAGATCTTTCTTTTACTGGCTAATTATCTCGCTAAACTATAAAATAATGAAAGCTAAAGTAGTGAGAGGTTGATCATTATGGTAAAAGTAACGATTGGAGATGTGGCAAATAAAGCGGGGGTATCAAAGAGCACGGTCTCGCAATTTTTAAATAAGCGGTATCGCTATATGGGGGAAGAAACAAAAAAGAAAATTGAAGATGCCATTGAAAAGCTTGGTTATCACCCTAATTATGTAGCTCGAAGCTTAAAGCAAAAGCGAACCTCTATGGTTGGAATAATTGTCGCCAATATCATGCATCGACTATCAACGGAAGTTAGTCGTTCAATTGAGGACTTTTACCATAAGCACGATATACACGCCATTTTTTGCAATGCTGATAACGACCCAGAGAAAGAAAAGAAATATATTGAAATGCTGCGTGCTAAACAGGTAGATGGCCTTATTATCTTTCCAACCGGTCAGAACATAGCTCTTTATAAAGAAATGATTGACGAAAATTATCCAGTTGTTTTTATGGATCGGCGTGTCCCAGGACTTCCGGTTAATAGCGTTATGGTAAATAATGAAGAAGCCACCCAAGAAGCTGTTAATCATCTCGTTTCTCTTGGGCATAAGAGGATCGCCATTGTCACACAACCATTAGTTATCAGTTCTCGGAAAGAAAGGGTAGAAGGCTATAAGAAGGCTTTGCAGGCTAATAGCCTTACAATTAACCCGAATTTCATAATTGTAAATGAAATTAGAGATTTAATTAATGATTTAAAAAGGACCTTTTCGGAGAGTGAACCGCCTACAGCATTAATTGCCGGAAATGATTTGGTCCTTTTAGAAATTTTACGATTCGCAAAGGAAAAACAGCTTAGAATTCCTGATGCTTTCTCTTTAATCGTTTTTGACAATATCTCGTTTGCTGACTTTGTGAGTCCTTCTATTACAACAATAGGTCAACCTTCCTTTGAGATGGGGGAGAAAGCAGCGGCATTACTTTTAGAACAAATAAACAAAGCTTCTGATGAACCGCCCAAAGACTTTTTATTTAAGTGTCAGTTAAATGTAAGGGAGTCATCTATAAAAAGAATTGAGTGATCACTACCCATTTTTATATTTAAAATCTGTAATTTGAATAGCAGGCTTAGCACTAAAACTAAGAAGGAATCAGGAATTTTTTTTAGAGGTTTGATAAATCGATTTACTAAATCGTTTTATCTGATGGGAGATAACAAAATGAAGATACAACTTGCTTTAGATCGATTGACAATTGATGAAGCCATTAGAATAGGTGAAGAAGTAAAGGACTATGTGGATTGGATTGAAGTGGGGACCTCACTTATTAAGGAATTTGGTGTGGAGAGTATCCAAAAAATAAAATCTGTGTTTCCTGACAAAACAATCGTCGCTGATATAAAGACAATTGACAATGCCAAATATGAAATGGAGTTGTACTTCCGGGCAGGTGCCGATCTAGCAACAGTTATGGGTGTAGCACCGCTTGTTACAATTGAAACGAGTCTGGAAACAGCTGCAAAATGGCAAAAAGAAATCATGATCGATCTGTTAAATACTTCAAAAGATATTCAGAAACGGCTTTTAGCTTATGATGCAATCTTCTGTAGTCATGTAAGTAAGGATGAGCAGGAGGAACAAGGTCGACTAGCAAACAATAATGAAAAAACGAGCTACCTTTTCCAACAAAATAAAAAAATAGCGG
This region includes:
- a CDS encoding substrate-binding domain-containing protein translates to MVKVTIGDVANKAGVSKSTVSQFLNKRYRYMGEETKKKIEDAIEKLGYHPNYVARSLKQKRTSMVGIIVANIMHRLSTEVSRSIEDFYHKHDIHAIFCNADNDPEKEKKYIEMLRAKQVDGLIIFPTGQNIALYKEMIDENYPVVFMDRRVPGLPVNSVMVNNEEATQEAVNHLVSLGHKRIAIVTQPLVISSRKERVEGYKKALQANSLTINPNFIIVNEIRDLINDLKRTFSESEPPTALIAGNDLVLLEILRFAKEKQLRIPDAFSLIVFDNISFADFVSPSITTIGQPSFEMGEKAAALLLEQINKASDEPPKDFLFKCQLNVRESSIKRIE
- the hxlA gene encoding 3-hexulose-6-phosphate synthase, giving the protein MKIQLALDRLTIDEAIRIGEEVKDYVDWIEVGTSLIKEFGVESIQKIKSVFPDKTIVADIKTIDNAKYEMELYFRAGADLATVMGVAPLVTIETSLETAAKWQKEIMIDLLNTSKDIQKRLLAYDAIFCSHVSKDEQEEQGRLANNNEKTSYLFQQNKKIAVAGGITLESLKNMKELNPFVVIVGSAITKANNRPAAAQAFQKLIFGGEIE
- a CDS encoding MFS transporter, coding for MKNQLGRKRWFYLIPIAFITYSLAYLDRTNYSFGAAAGLAKDLNITSGTSSMLGSLFFLGYFFFQIPGAHYAEKRSAKKLIFWSLIVWGVLASATGLISDVKVLLVIRFLLGIVESAIMPAMLVFLSHWFTKKERSRANTFLILGNPVTVLWMSIISGYLLQAFNWRLMFIIEGVPSIIWAFIWWKLVNDRPKESKWLSEGEKLTLEQALEEEQQELVPVKNYLAAFKNKTVILLSFQYALWSIGVYGFVMWLPSIIKAAPNMNIVKTGWLSSVPYILAVVLMLVVSYLSDKTLNRGAFVWPILLIGAIAFYASYAIGTSHFWLSFILLVIAGGTMYAPYGPFFAIIPEILPKNVSGGAMALINSMGALGSFVGSYVVGYLNGATGGFGSSYMFMSLSLLVSAILTLIAVKGAKKSNRSSNLNNIA